The DNA segment ATGCCAAGTTGGCTCCTGACACGTGGGTCCCAGTGGTCAGATACGCCGTCAATACGTCTTTATACGCAGCTTAGACCGTTTTGCAACACTTAGGTCCTGAGTTGGTATTGAACTGCAGAACTTTTGAATAGCGGTACCAATTTGTGAGTTGGTGCTGAAGTGTGCTAGCCACATGCAATTAACTCACGGGCCGCATCGGAGATGTGGGCTGTCCCCCACGTCGAACCCCCACACACGTCTCGTACAGTTGCCAGGATACGAGCGTTTATTAGGTCGAGGAGCGCCCGGAGCGCCGCCGGCTAGCTACCCACCGTCCAATCCCCGGATACCAACCCGCCTCCTCACATCCTCCCGCTCCGCCGCAGCCGCCGGCCTCTCCAATACCGCGCCCTCTGCCACTCTGAGTCCCTGACCTCCTCTCTTCATTTCGAGAAGGAGCAAGGGCCGATGGAGGACTGCCTCGATGGCGCCGGCGCCGGCAATGGCGAGGAAGGCAGCAGCAGGGGCGGAGGGGGACTTAAAGGAAGCCAGAGCGCTGGCATGGAGGAGCAACAGCGTCCAGGGATCGTCGACGACGCCGAGTCCCGCGTGGAGGAGCAACCGCGAACAAAGAGGACGCGGAAGAACAAGGTAAGAATCTGAATTTTCTGTAGTTCTTTGTGTGTCCATGGATGCAATTTGTGTTCTTGGTGAATCGGAATTTTCTACTGCCAGGTACTCTTGTGTGCAGTATTTCTTAGGACTTCACAAGGGTAGATAAATAAAGCCTCGATGGCGCCGGCGCCGGCAATGGCGAGGAAGGCAGCAGCAGGTGCGGAGGGGGACTTAAAGGAAGCCAGAGCGCTGGCATGGAGGAGCAACAGCGTCCAGGGATCGTCGACGACGCCGAGTCCCGCGTGGAGGAGCAACCGCGAACAAAGAGGACGCGGAAGAACAAGGTAAGAATCTGAATTTTCTGTAGTTCTTTGTGTGTCCATGGATGCAATTTGTGTTCTTGGTGAATCGGAATTTTCTACTGCCAGGTACTCTTGTGTGCAGTATTTCTTAGGACTTCACAAGGGTAGATAAATAAATAAATTGACAATCTGAATCTTTACTTGACATAGCTGATAGCTGGTAGATAGTCAGAGTTATATTGAGGAACCAAAGTATGAAAACTAAATGTTTGGTtgcaataaataaataaatcatcaaACCTGGCATTACTTTACCATGAACTATACTGTGAGAATGTTTTGCCTAAATGTCGTAATCTTGTGATTGTCCAGCAAATGTGGCAAACAGTAAGTTCAGTTTGATGCTACTCTTAGCTAAAACCAATGTACTCCACTTTTCTTCAGTGTTATGACTGCTGTGAAAGGTTCCATTTTCTCATGTTAAATAACTTGTCCATGTTCAGTTTTTTCGTCATTCATTGTTCAACAACTTGTTCAGAGCTAACCTGAAGCATGATTGCATCGTGACTTCCTTTGCTTTAATATTAATTGCAGGTGACACGGGCACGCGCTGATCGTTCCGAATTCTTCCTCGTGCCAAAACCATATCCCCGGCTCCACCCAGCGCTCCTCTGGATCGTCCTCCGTGACGAGACATACCTCACCTTCCCCCACGGCAAAATCCACCACTTGGATCTTGACTATGATGACATTGAATTCCGTGTCTCCGCGGGCAGCATGCTCTTCCTGGTGTTCTGCGACCGCAGCTGCTGCTTAATGAACCCCTCCACCGGGGGGGCTACCCCTCAACAGATCAGCCTGGACAAAGACGACATGGACCAATGTTACCACAGCTTTGACAGGATAAGCAAGGTGGTGGTGTCTGATAAGATTGTCGCTCTCATTGCCAGGGACAAGGTCAAAATCTTTGCTCGCGGGCCGCCACAGGGTTTCGGAACATGCTCGCCCAAGGTGTGGGAGCCCCCTGGTGAAACCCATGTCGTTGACATTGCAATCTTCGAAGAGAAGCTTTACGTCCTCGCTGCAGAATATGGTAATGGCTGTCTTGAACCACTGGAGCTGCATGCCTTGGATACCAGCGACGAGCAGGCCGCTGTCAGCTCCGTCCAATGCGTAAGCGCCGCACCAAGAGATCGCGTGGAATCTGACTCGACTGCCGGCTGCCAACTGGGCATCTTCTTCTACCTGGTGGCATCCGGCCATCAGCTGCTGCTGGTGGAACGGCAGGTCGACGTGGATCACTGGGACCCCTTTTACGTGAGGGCGATACGGACCCGGTTCGAGGTCTCGGAGGCGGTGGGCCTGAGCGGCAGCGGCCCTGGGCACTGGAGCAAGGTGGATACACTGATGGGGCGTGCTCTGTTTGTCAGCCGAGGCTGCTCCGAGTCACTCCCTGCCCAGCCTGGAGCTCGAGAAGACTGCGTCTACGCTATGACCGAACAGAATCTGCCTCTTCCGAGAGAGCAGAAGAGGGTCCCTGAGGTGACCTGTTCGACTGTGTCATGTACAACGTGAGAGACAATACAGTGGTGCCATTGCCATTTGAGACGGCGGCGACGGAGGCAACTCGCGGGGTACGGCATCCTACCTGGCTTTTCCCAGCCAATGTTTGAGTTACATATGCATTTGGAAGTGCCATACTACCATCTGGGATTGATTTGGTACGCCCTGATGCTTGCGTATATCCAGTAGTATCTATCCTTATCGATATGTTGTAGTAATGACTAGTTTACTTGTTCTGACAATGTGTGTCAAGTTAAACTGACCGGTGTTGCTAGATTTCCATTTTGTTGTCTTAGGAGTAGACATTTATCAAGACTATGGTTGAGCTTGTAGCCTTTCTGTCGCAAACTGTGTTCTTGACTGAATGTACTGATCTATGCGGCTACTTGGTAGTAGCATTGCTTCACTTCTTTGTTTGTGCTACTTCTGAGGTCCATACAATCTCTATAAGAAAGCTGGCTTCCGCATATTTAATTACCCTTAGATGAAGTATACAAGAAGATAGCACATATACTGACAGTACATTTTATTTACATTTCCCATTGTCCTGAAAATTACATGGAGCTGTTGCTGCCAATAGTCAATAACTGCATTCTTTAGAGTTAGATACTTGATTTGATGCATGTTTACCTGCAAAAGAAAACCATGTGGACATGTAAATTCAAACATGGTATATCCCCCGAGCCCAATGTTTTAAGATTTCGAGCTTCTTTGAACTGGGTAGCGGAACACACACGTTACCAGTATTTATTTTCACTCAAAGCACAAGAAGGAATACATGCAATGTCATGGGTATTTAAAAGCCACACATGACGCCCCAAATCAAAATAAACAGCAGCCCTAGCTAGTTCATGAGCTTCATAATTAGACTCTCTAGCCCAATGCTCAGCACATACATCATCCAGGTCCAGGCTCGCCATCTTTGCTCTAATGTCCTTGAACCTTGATAACCATACTACTGGTGCCATGATATTCGCCTTGAAGGTGCCGTACAGTCGCCGAGAATCCGTCACACATGAACCTTTGAAACATAAAGATCATCTGCCAGCGCAAATGCTTCTCTGCACGCCGTAGCCTCAAGAATCTTCTGCTGAATCATATCATTAATCACCACCACGGA comes from the Triticum urartu cultivar G1812 unplaced genomic scaffold, Tu2.1 TuUngrouped_contig_6742, whole genome shotgun sequence genome and includes:
- the LOC125531036 gene encoding uncharacterized protein LOC125531036, producing the protein MEEQQRPGIVDDAESRVEEQPRTKRTRKNKVTRARADRSEFFLVPKPYPRLHPALLWIVLRDETYLTFPHGKIHHLDLDYDDIEFRVSAGSMLFLVFCDRSCCLMNPSTGGATPQQISLDKDDMDQCYHSFDRISKVVVSDKIVALIARDKVKIFARGPPQGFGTCSPKVWEPPGETHVVDIAIFEEKLYVLAAEYGNGCLEPLELHALDTSDEQAAVSSVQCVSAAPRDRVESDSTAGCQLGIFFYLVASGHQLLLVERQVDVDHWDPFYVRAIRTRFEVSEAVGLSGSGPGHWSKVDTLMGRALFVSRGCSESLPAQPGAREDCVYAMTEQNLPLPREQKRVPEVTCSTVSCTT